The following coding sequences are from one Lycium ferocissimum isolate CSIRO_LF1 chromosome 3, AGI_CSIRO_Lferr_CH_V1, whole genome shotgun sequence window:
- the LOC132050798 gene encoding uncharacterized protein LOC132050798: MQMQVDTEVQGQLFRCFMVRELKRSNSDAFVIDINGTELTFGLFEFALITGLKCYGDEIVFDEGPNRLLDQYFGGSGNSVLKMTLNKCFEDKDWGVGDNADEDAVKIAILYFIHNYILSSEKRNVTVPRHHFDLVESEQYNEYTWGKEAFDDLIKSIHHKMDKPKQFYCLRGFPFAMQVWIYECCSNVDPNLMVKTGSRIPRMFNWRTVNQKPSVNYLMLGMFKDGEEISCKFNNIVPTISEVEKLGLRAYLANRRAPPSQTHQEEENEYARFYHNTSPYCRRQENSKERCFKISTAQEAQEDVDGSIAWSEATNHNPKKTYSWSII; this comes from the exons atgcAGATGCAAGTTGATACCGAGGTGCAGGGTCAGTTATTTAGGTGTTTTATGGTTAGGGAATTGAAGCGTAGTAATAGCGATGCGTTTGTTATCGATATTAATGGGACGGAATTGACATTCGGTCTTTTTGAATTTGCTTTAATTACTGGTTTGAAGTGTTACGGGGATGAAATTGTTTTCGACGAGGGTCCTAACAGATTGTTGGATCAATATTTCGGTGGTTCTGGTAATAGTGTTTTAAAGATGACTTTAAATAAGTGCTTTGAAGACAAGGATTGGGGTGTTGGTGATAACGCAGATGAAGATGCTGTAAAGATTGCTATCCTGTATTTCATTCATAATTACATACTTTCAAGTGAAAAGAGGAACGTCACAGTCCCAAGACATCATTTTGACTTGGTGGAGAGTGAACAGTACAATGAATATACTTGGGGTAAGGAAGCATTCGATGATTTGATTAAGAGTATTCACCACAAGATGGACAAGCCGAAGCAGTTTTATTGTCTACGGGGTTTCCCTTTTGCTATGCAAGTGTGGATATATGAGTGCTGCTCTAATGTTGACCCTAATTTAATGGTTAAAACCGGAAGCCGAATCCCAAGAATGTTTAACTGGAGAACAGTGAACCAAAAGCCATCAGTTAACTACTTGATGTTGGGCATGTTTAAGGACGGTGAG GAGATTagttgtaaattcaacaacattgTTCCGACCATATCAGAGGTTGAGAAGCTTGGTCTGCGTGCATACCTGGCCAACAGACGTGCACCACCATCCCAAACACACCAAGAGGAGGAAAATGAATATGCGAGATTTTACCACAACACCTCCCCATATTGCCGCCGCCAAGAAAACTCAAAAGAACGATGCTTCAAAATCTCCACCGCACAAGAAGCCCAGGAAGATGTTGACGGCAGCATTGCTTGGTCAGAAGCCACCAACCACAATCCCAAAAAAACCTACAGTTGGTCAATCATCTAA
- the LOC132050800 gene encoding uncharacterized protein LOC132050800: MKNISIKYMVEGDYIPMEIHNDMGVRVYVELKKENKSLPMYPLCIITTDKIMEICISDESCVEGNYLQIGYTNQTVGSHDFASSSCGKADLLFENNKGMVIDDKNQKVVAVDQVYKDKDTLKSVMVNYAITNRFNYRTERSNAISYTLVCVSVECDWKFRASSVGKSGMFRVREFQDKHTCPLKEKVYSQCQATSRLISGIVKPKISNHKRKYTPKDIAEDVKNEFGMDVSYMVAWRAKERAMNDLMGEPADSYKRLPGYLYILDKTYRVHISECVKHAKMNFCMFL, encoded by the exons ATGAAAAACATAAGCATAAAATACATGGTTGAAGGTGATTATATTCCAATGGAAATTCACAATGACATGGGTGTTAGGGTGTATGTGGAACTGAAGAAGGAGAACAAATCATTACCAATGTACCCATTATGTATCATTACAACTGATAAAATCATGGAGATATGTATATCGGATGAGAGTTGTGTTGAAGGTAATTATTTGCAAATCGGATACACGAATCAAACAGTTGGTTCCCATGATTTTGCATCATCAAGTTGTGGAAAGGCTGATTTGTTATTCGAAAACAACAAGGGTATGGTTATTGATGACAAGAACCAAAAAGTAGTTGCCGTCGATCAAGTATACAAGGATAAAGATACATTAAAATCTGTGATGGTGAACTATGCAATTACGAATAGGTTCAACTATCGGACAGAAAGGAGCAATGCAATAAG cTACACTCTTGTGTGCGTATCAGTAGAGTGTGATTGGAAATTCAGGGCGTCAAGTGTCGGTAAGTCAGGAATGTTTAGAGTTAGGGAGTTTCAAGACAAACATACATGTCCATTGAAGGAAAAGGTTTATTCCCAATGCCAAGCTACAAGTCGGTTGATAAGTGGGATTGTCAAaccaaaaatatcaaatcatAAGAGGAAATATACGCCTAAAGACATTGCGGAGGACGTCAAAAATGAATTCGGAATGGATGTGTCGTACATGGTTGCTTGGCGGGCCAAAGAAAGGGCGATGAACGATTTAATGGGTGAGCCGGCTGATTCTTATAAAAGACTACCCGGATATCTATACATTTTGGATAAGACTTACCGGGTTCACATATCAGAATGCGTAAAACACGCGAAAATGAATTTCTGTATGTTTTTATAG
- the LOC132050718 gene encoding uncharacterized protein LOC132050718, with protein MAKAYTRDDFDELMGKVQKVDMRVVEYLESAGRDKWARLYASVNRGWTMTSNIAECINRHLLAARELPIYDFLEEVRRMFGRWNYNNRRNGTYTFTTLGKKFQEMLSINEYLSLRMTVEPSTEFVYTVHDGGRRFILDLSSKTCSCRMFQLDEIPCPHAWAVIKKKNLVAEDYCSDLFKPATVLKTYDIPVDPLPDEREWNIPNHILEDVVLPPRYKRPPGRPKKRRDKPLSELLFGKGRHACSTCGQLGH; from the exons ATGGCAAAGGCATACACGCGGGATGATTTCGATGAGTTGATGGGAAAGGTTCAAAAGGTAGATATGCGTGTGGTGGAGTATTTGGAATCGGCTGGTAGAGACAAGTGGGCTAGATTGTATGCATCTGTTAACCGAGGGTGGACAATGACTTCTAATATAGCAGAGTGCATTAACCGACATCTTCTTGCAGCTAGAGAACTGCCTATATATGACTTTCTCGAAGAAGTTAGAAGGATGTTTGGGAGATGGAATTACAATAACCGGAGAAATGGAACATACACGTTCACTACACTCGGTAAAAAGTTTCAGGAGATGCTATCGATCAACGAGTATCTATCTCTACGAATGACG gTAGAACCGTCAACAGAATTTGTGTACACAGTACATGATGGAGGACGACGATTCATTCTTGATTTGAGTAGCAAAACTTGCAGTTGTCGTATGTTTCAACTAGATGAAATCCCCTGCCCGCATGCATGGGCTgtcattaaaaagaaaaatctggtTGCTGAGGATTATTGCTCTGATTTGTTCAAACCGGCGACCGTGTTGAAGACATATGATATACCGGTGGATCCTCTACCCGACGAGCGTGAATGGAACATTCCCAACCACATCTTGGAGGATGTTGTTTTGCCCCCAAGATACAAGAGACCGCCTGGTAGGCCAAAGAAGAGGCGTGATAAGCCTTTAAGTGAATTGTTGTTTGGAAAGGGCAGACATGCTTGCAGTACTTGTGGACAACTTGGGCACTGA